A region from the Sphingomonas sp. S2-65 genome encodes:
- a CDS encoding TonB-dependent receptor, translating into MTAAIVMPSASFAQTAGGDDAANTSTAADPDQPADIVVTALRRQSTVQTTPIAISALGEEQLSKLGATTIADIVRQVPGLQLTESDSGRTRVSIRGVQASGESTVGLYYGETPLTGPSGTNSDPAGNTPNLNLFDVERVEVLRGPQGTLYGSGSMGGTLRVLFNQPDATKYEGAVELQASDTRNGGFGYFAKGALNVPVVADKLALRVVGYRERQSGYVDYTRLDRDNANRATLEGGRAILAWTPSDDVSLTATALFQTQDIDGTAQYSSVLGPFRTDFQIFQPWHDELQLYNGVGRFDLGFATLTTSASWYRWDVESTNDNNAAFASVISSARWCPLYTRVALGIPTTTCNANQRAAYQAYARSKAPFGAYQPRYVTNSIQETRLSSNGEGALNYTVGLFHENRFDRVDTLPFAGDPVTGGQRDPVDNLGGRNILTSVEQTAFFGEVNYRPVTPLTLTVGLRHFDYTKTVGGEYQGYNFTNGQEPRPYEETTADAKGWVKKFNVELQAARDILVYANAAQGFRPGGANNIPNLPAQYLVYRPDSLWNYELGAKTSWFGRKATLNLAVYRTDWDEVQTSVSTLQQGGGNFNFIYNLAGVRVEGVEVEAGLRPVRHLNLNASFNYNNARLTSDQVDSTGFITAPGRMGDVLTYIPRTTAAAGVEYTPPVTDTLNGLVRLDWTYTGRMNTELRETNAFYREIGNFSIFNARVGIEADSFNISLFANNLFNKYGLNRVASATGSPDYFVASRPRTIGVNLRRGF; encoded by the coding sequence ATGACTGCTGCCATCGTGATGCCGTCTGCGTCGTTCGCGCAGACCGCGGGCGGCGACGACGCGGCGAACACGAGCACCGCGGCGGACCCGGACCAGCCTGCCGACATCGTCGTCACGGCGCTGCGGCGGCAATCCACGGTGCAGACGACGCCGATCGCAATCTCCGCCCTGGGGGAGGAGCAGTTGAGCAAGCTTGGCGCCACGACGATCGCCGACATCGTCCGCCAGGTACCGGGCCTGCAGCTGACCGAGAGCGATTCGGGGCGCACCCGCGTGTCGATCCGGGGCGTGCAGGCATCGGGCGAGAGCACGGTGGGGCTCTATTATGGCGAAACGCCGCTTACCGGCCCGTCCGGAACCAACTCGGACCCCGCCGGCAATACGCCCAATTTGAACCTGTTCGACGTCGAGCGCGTCGAAGTGCTGCGCGGGCCGCAGGGCACGCTGTACGGCTCGGGCTCGATGGGCGGAACGCTGCGCGTGCTGTTCAATCAGCCGGACGCCACCAAATATGAAGGCGCGGTCGAGCTTCAGGCGAGCGACACCCGCAATGGCGGCTTCGGCTATTTCGCCAAGGGCGCGCTGAACGTTCCGGTGGTCGCCGACAAGCTCGCGCTTCGAGTGGTCGGCTATCGCGAGCGGCAGAGCGGCTATGTCGATTACACGCGGCTCGACCGGGACAACGCCAACCGTGCGACGCTGGAGGGTGGCCGCGCGATCCTGGCCTGGACGCCCAGCGACGATGTGTCCCTTACCGCCACCGCGCTGTTCCAGACGCAGGATATCGACGGCACCGCGCAGTACAGCTCGGTGCTGGGGCCGTTCCGCACCGATTTCCAGATCTTCCAGCCCTGGCACGACGAGCTGCAGCTCTACAACGGCGTCGGTCGGTTCGACCTGGGCTTCGCAACGCTGACCACCAGTGCGTCCTGGTACCGTTGGGATGTCGAGAGCACCAACGACAACAACGCGGCGTTCGCCAGCGTGATCTCGAGTGCGCGGTGGTGCCCGCTCTATACGCGCGTGGCGCTGGGCATCCCGACCACGACCTGCAACGCCAACCAGCGCGCGGCGTATCAGGCCTATGCCCGGTCCAAGGCGCCGTTCGGGGCGTATCAGCCGCGCTACGTGACCAACTCGATCCAGGAGACGCGGCTGAGCTCGAACGGCGAGGGCGCGCTCAACTATACCGTCGGGCTGTTTCACGAGAACCGCTTCGACCGCGTCGACACGCTCCCGTTCGCGGGCGATCCGGTGACCGGCGGGCAGCGCGACCCGGTCGACAATCTTGGCGGACGCAACATCCTGACCAGCGTCGAGCAGACCGCGTTCTTCGGCGAAGTAAACTATCGCCCTGTGACCCCGCTGACGCTGACGGTGGGCCTGCGCCACTTCGACTATACCAAGACCGTAGGCGGCGAATATCAGGGGTATAACTTCACCAACGGCCAGGAGCCGCGGCCGTATGAGGAGACCACCGCGGACGCCAAGGGCTGGGTGAAGAAGTTCAACGTCGAGCTGCAGGCCGCACGCGACATCCTGGTCTACGCCAACGCAGCGCAGGGCTTCCGCCCGGGTGGCGCCAACAACATCCCGAACCTGCCCGCGCAATATCTGGTGTATCGCCCGGATTCGCTTTGGAACTACGAACTGGGTGCCAAGACCTCGTGGTTCGGGCGCAAGGCGACGCTGAACCTGGCGGTGTATCGCACCGACTGGGACGAGGTGCAGACGTCGGTCTCGACGCTTCAGCAGGGCGGCGGCAATTTCAACTTCATCTACAATTTGGCCGGCGTGCGCGTGGAGGGCGTCGAGGTGGAAGCGGGCCTTCGCCCCGTGCGGCACCTGAACCTCAACGCCAGCTTCAACTACAACAATGCGCGGCTGACGTCGGACCAGGTCGATTCGACCGGGTTCATCACCGCGCCCGGGCGGATGGGCGACGTGCTGACCTATATCCCGCGGACGACGGCAGCGGCTGGCGTCGAATACACGCCGCCGGTCACCGATACGCTGAACGGGCTGGTGCGGCTCGACTGGACGTACACGGGGCGGATGAACACCGAACTGCGCGAAACCAACGCCTTTTACCGCGAGATCGGCAATTTCAGCATCTTCAACGCGCGGGTAGGCATCGAGGCGGACAGCTTCAACATCTCGCTGTTCGCGAACAACCTGTTCAACAAATACGGGCTCAACCGCGTGGCCTCCGCCACCGGAAGCCCGGACTATTTCGTCGCCTCCCGCCCGCGCACCATCGGCGTGAACCTGCGCAGGGGCTTCTGA
- a CDS encoding M28 family peptidase, producing the protein MRILPFATLLACAAPLAAQNSPSPIQADAIKEDVRVLSSDAFQGRGPGERGETVTLAYLKQQFEAAGLQPGGPNGSWFQEVPLIRMDKDAVAFDVTVGGERVPTARARDWSLGASHEGSARVQDAPIVFAGFGISAPELGWDDYAGADLRGKVVLILPNDPDYDQPSGPFGGRQRSRYAGGKAAAAFARGAAAVLTIHREALTSWPWQQVWNSDPNATFRLASASAPSGPARLTGYVTSDLAAQLISRAGLDLEALIRAAKQPGFKPVAIPGAALSASATVRATPMTTRNIIARLDGTSRAKETVVFGAHWDAYGAGPADAGGDRIRNGAIDNAVGTATLLDVARAFARGPRTQRTLLFIGYTSEEDGLLGAYHYVANPVRPLETTAAVFNLDPHLALPATKSVELIGAGRVDLEDDLARLAGAQGRRIEPEIAPEAGWYQRSDHYAFAQAGVPSLYFRAGRDLMSGARADDVVQQYNAQCYHQRCDEFQEGWDMAAAEQDGALVYALALEVANSGRWPQWRSGSDFTAAREKSRAARR; encoded by the coding sequence ATGCGCATTCTTCCTTTCGCCACGCTCCTCGCCTGTGCGGCACCGCTCGCAGCCCAGAACAGCCCGTCGCCGATCCAGGCCGACGCGATCAAGGAGGATGTGCGGGTCCTCTCTTCGGACGCGTTTCAGGGGCGGGGACCGGGCGAACGCGGCGAAACGGTCACGCTGGCATATCTGAAGCAGCAGTTCGAAGCGGCGGGGCTTCAGCCCGGCGGGCCGAACGGCTCCTGGTTTCAGGAGGTGCCGCTGATCCGCATGGACAAGGACGCCGTCGCGTTCGACGTCACCGTCGGCGGCGAGCGGGTGCCGACCGCCCGCGCGCGCGACTGGTCCCTTGGCGCCTCGCACGAGGGCAGCGCCCGAGTGCAGGATGCGCCGATCGTATTCGCCGGCTTCGGCATCAGCGCGCCCGAACTCGGCTGGGACGATTATGCGGGCGCGGACCTTCGGGGCAAGGTGGTGCTGATCCTGCCCAACGACCCGGATTATGACCAGCCCAGCGGTCCGTTCGGCGGGCGGCAGCGGAGCCGCTATGCCGGCGGCAAGGCAGCCGCAGCATTTGCACGGGGTGCCGCGGCCGTACTGACGATCCACCGCGAGGCGCTGACGAGCTGGCCGTGGCAGCAGGTATGGAATTCGGACCCGAATGCCACCTTCCGCCTCGCCTCGGCGTCGGCCCCGAGCGGTCCGGCACGGCTGACCGGATATGTCACGAGCGACCTTGCCGCCCAGCTGATATCGCGGGCCGGGCTGGACCTGGAGGCGCTGATCCGGGCGGCGAAACAGCCCGGCTTCAAGCCGGTCGCGATCCCCGGCGCGGCGCTGAGCGCGTCCGCCACGGTGAGGGCGACGCCGATGACCACCCGCAACATCATCGCGCGGCTCGACGGGACGAGCCGCGCCAAGGAGACCGTGGTGTTCGGGGCGCATTGGGATGCCTATGGCGCCGGCCCGGCGGACGCCGGCGGGGACCGCATCCGCAACGGCGCGATCGACAATGCGGTCGGCACGGCGACGCTGCTCGACGTGGCACGTGCCTTCGCGCGTGGACCCAGGACGCAGCGCACGCTGCTGTTCATCGGCTATACCTCCGAAGAGGACGGGCTGCTTGGCGCCTATCACTATGTCGCCAATCCAGTGCGCCCGCTCGAGACCACCGCGGCGGTGTTCAACCTCGACCCGCATCTCGCGCTGCCGGCGACGAAGTCGGTGGAGCTGATCGGCGCTGGCCGCGTCGACCTGGAAGACGATCTGGCCCGGCTGGCAGGCGCGCAGGGGCGCCGCATCGAGCCCGAGATCGCACCCGAGGCCGGCTGGTATCAGCGATCGGATCATTATGCGTTCGCGCAGGCTGGCGTACCGAGCCTGTACTTCCGTGCCGGCCGCGACCTGATGAGCGGTGCGCGTGCCGACGATGTCGTCCAGCAGTATAACGCGCAATGCTATCATCAGCGCTGCGACGAGTTCCAGGAAGGCTGGGACATGGCCGCAGCCGAGCAGGACGGCGCGCTGGTCTATGCGCTCGCGCTGGAGGTGGCGAATAGCGGGCGCTGGCCGCAATGGCGGTCGGGCAGTGATTTCACCGCGGCGCGGGAAAAGAGCCGCGCCGCGCGGCGCTGA
- a CDS encoding M28 family peptidase, with protein MIGRVVTGLALAAASAGAAPLSKAPDPETRAWWALASELSSDAMAGRDTGSAGYDRAAELVAKHFAAAGLRPAGTDGSWLQSVPMHEMAIASARITVAGKPLRFLHDFTVQPGPSMPTRLSAPLVYAGYCAATTLGAATGKIVICHGVNRDGLPSGADRTAAAKAAGAAGIITISDPGFTVEPPRWPFAYARATWLAGSPPPSDTMLRMTLNADALATLIAGSGQDAQALVAAGSAGKPLPRFDVRGALSADFTLRERDLRSPNVLGMLPGTDPALANQAIVLSAHLDGYGPGEAVRGDGMYNGTLDDAAYVALLIQLAKARQGRGFRRPILFAAFTGEEKGLLGSRWFVQNPTVAKSGIAANINLDQLRPIFPLELLTVHALDDTSLGDDARAVAASMGIAVQHDPEPARNLLRRADQWPFLQAGIPATAFVFGYRPGTPSERTYRQWYRTGYHRPQDDPRQFIDWKAARDFNCFFFSLVERVADQAPAPSWKPGSTLRPAAR; from the coding sequence ATGATCGGCCGGGTAGTGACGGGTCTGGCATTGGCGGCCGCAAGCGCAGGCGCGGCACCGCTATCCAAAGCGCCGGATCCCGAAACGCGCGCCTGGTGGGCACTCGCGTCGGAACTGTCGAGCGATGCCATGGCAGGCCGCGACACCGGCTCCGCCGGCTATGATCGCGCCGCGGAACTGGTCGCGAAGCACTTCGCGGCGGCCGGACTACGACCGGCCGGGACCGACGGGTCGTGGCTCCAGTCGGTGCCCATGCACGAAATGGCGATCGCGTCCGCGCGGATCACCGTCGCGGGCAAGCCCCTGCGGTTCCTCCACGACTTCACCGTCCAGCCCGGGCCGTCGATGCCTACCCGGCTGTCGGCCCCGCTCGTCTATGCCGGTTATTGCGCGGCGACCACTCTCGGCGCGGCGACCGGCAAGATCGTCATCTGCCACGGCGTGAACCGCGACGGCCTGCCGTCGGGCGCCGACCGCACTGCCGCGGCGAAGGCCGCCGGTGCCGCCGGCATCATCACCATTTCGGATCCCGGCTTCACCGTCGAGCCACCGCGCTGGCCTTTCGCTTATGCCCGTGCCACGTGGCTCGCCGGATCGCCGCCGCCGTCCGACACGATGCTGCGGATGACACTGAACGCCGATGCGCTGGCCACGCTGATCGCCGGCAGCGGTCAGGATGCGCAGGCACTCGTCGCCGCGGGCAGCGCCGGAAAACCGCTTCCCCGCTTCGATGTCCGGGGCGCCCTTTCCGCCGATTTCACCCTGCGCGAGCGAGACCTGCGCTCCCCCAACGTGCTCGGGATGCTTCCGGGCACCGATCCCGCCCTGGCCAACCAGGCGATCGTGCTTTCGGCGCATCTCGACGGCTACGGCCCGGGTGAGGCGGTTCGCGGCGACGGGATGTACAACGGCACGCTCGACGACGCCGCTTATGTCGCGCTGCTGATCCAACTCGCCAAGGCCCGGCAGGGGCGCGGCTTTCGCCGGCCGATCCTCTTCGCGGCGTTCACCGGCGAGGAGAAGGGCCTGCTCGGTTCGCGCTGGTTCGTCCAAAACCCGACAGTGGCGAAGTCGGGCATCGCCGCCAACATCAACCTCGACCAATTGCGGCCGATCTTCCCGCTCGAACTGCTGACCGTCCACGCGCTCGACGACACCAGCCTCGGCGACGATGCCCGGGCCGTGGCGGCATCGATGGGCATCGCCGTCCAGCACGATCCGGAGCCGGCGCGCAATCTGCTGCGCCGCGCCGACCAATGGCCGTTCCTCCAGGCCGGCATCCCCGCGACCGCCTTCGTCTTCGGATATCGTCCGGGCACGCCGAGCGAGCGCACCTACCGCCAATGGTACCGCACCGGCTACCATCGGCCGCAGGACGACCCGCGGCAGTTCATCGACTGGAAGGCGGCGCGCGACTTCAATTGCTTCTTCTTCTCGCTGGTCGAGCGGGTGGCCGATCAGGCCCCTGCCCCAAGCTGGAAGCCCGGAAGTACGCTGCGCCCGGCTGCTCGGTAA